The Arachis hypogaea cultivar Tifrunner chromosome 19, arahy.Tifrunner.gnm2.J5K5, whole genome shotgun sequence genome has a window encoding:
- the LOC140173153 gene encoding uncharacterized protein, translating to MVFVMAHMRRWKKESTIFKKAKKLFVVDVLHICAPSDGAMIGVLVYRFVPKGHWITDLIYRRFRINIPPIKKSVDSFKQYSENWTGLVGLIVSRLRGETKRASPSPSLFLRAEHALPQPGKNPSRHHRRREEPCLPPSVAVRHPEFRYKTEFQSHEPEFDDLKSLEIEEKINKIKWCQTANGALFLLSTNDKTIKFWKQCSLSIRPLALITVLSLSPNADIIPSFIHTTQKIMPSEIVAADLFLR from the exons ATGGTTTTTGTGATGGCTCACATGAGGAGGTGGAAGAAGGAATCGACGATCTTCAAGAAAGCGAAGAAGCTCTTCGTCGTTGACGTTTTGCACATTTGTGCTCCTTCTGATGGTGCTATGATTGGTGTTCTTGTTTATCGCTTTGTTCCCAAAG GTCACTGGATTACTGATTTAATATATCGAAGATTTCGAATAAATATTCCTCCAATTAAGAAATCAGTGGATAGTTTTAAGCAATATTCTGAAAATTGGACTGGACTGGTCGGTTTGATCG TTTCGCGCTTAAGGGGAGAAACAAAACGCGCTTCTCCATCTCCTTCCTTATTCCTTCGAGCAGAACACGCCCTGCCTCAACCCGGGAAAAACCCTAGCCGCCACCACCGCCGCAGGGAGGAGCCGTGTTTGCCGCCGTCCGTCGCTGTCAGGCATCCTGAGTTTCGTTATAAAACAGAGTTTCAGAGTCATGAGCCTGAG TTTGACGATCTTAAGAGCTTGGAAATAGAAGAGAAAATCAACAAAATCAAATGGTGCCAAACAGCTAATGGTGCTCTGTTCCTTCTATCTACAAATGATAAAACCATAAAATTTTGGAAG CAATGTTCCCTCAGCATTAGGCCATTAGCCCTAATCActgttctctctctttctcccaaCGCCGACATCATTCCTTCATTCATACACACTACTCAAAAGATAATGCCGTCGGAAATTGTTGCCGCCGATTTGTTCCTCCGGTGA